In Thermodesulfobacteriota bacterium, one DNA window encodes the following:
- a CDS encoding glycosyltransferase, whose translation MKISRCKVVQKWEINNKLSMPKVSVIIPTYNRANFLEEAIESVLFQNYKDFELIVVDDGSTDETRNIVRRYTDEIVYIYQNKRGVSCARNMGIKNSSGEYIAFLDSDDKWSPDKLAYQMDFFAHNPDALICYTEEIWFRNNARVNPMRKHRKYSGMIFDKVLPLCIISPSSVMLKRELFFDRIGFFDESLPACEDYDMWIKIAASYPIYLIETPLIIKRGGHHDQLSRNFVGLDRFRIKALVNILESGILSPEQYKASLKELRKKCTIFGNGCLKRGRIAEGERYLKIPDKYEIKLYA comes from the coding sequence TTGAAAATTAGCAGATGCAAGGTTGTTCAAAAATGGGAAATAAACAATAAACTGTCCATGCCAAAAGTAAGTGTTATAATTCCCACCTATAATCGAGCAAACTTCCTTGAGGAAGCAATTGAATCAGTTCTGTTCCAGAATTATAAGGATTTTGAGCTGATAGTCGTTGATGATGGTTCCACAGATGAAACTAGAAACATCGTGCGAAGATACACTGATGAAATAGTTTATATTTATCAGAATAAGAGGGGTGTGAGTTGTGCGAGAAATATGGGCATAAAAAATTCCTCCGGAGAGTATATTGCTTTTCTGGATTCCGATGATAAGTGGTCACCGGACAAGCTTGCTTATCAAATGGATTTTTTTGCTCACAATCCTGATGCCTTGATATGTTATACTGAAGAGATATGGTTTAGAAATAATGCAAGAGTAAATCCCATGAGAAAACACAGAAAATACAGCGGTATGATATTCGACAAGGTGTTGCCCCTGTGTATTATAAGTCCGTCTTCTGTTATGCTAAAAAGGGAGTTGTTCTTTGACAGGATAGGGTTCTTTGATGAGAGTTTACCAGCCTGTGAGGATTACGATATGTGGATCAAAATAGCCGCCAGTTACCCTATCTATTTGATAGAAACCCCTCTTATAATAAAGAGAGGAGGACATCATGACCAGTTATCCCGGAATTTTGTAGGTCTTGACAGGTTTAGAATAAAGGCGTTGGTTAATATATTGGAAAGTGGTATTCTTTCCCCTGAACAGTACAAAGCATCGTTAAAAGAGCTAAGAAAAAAATGTACCATATTTGGCAATGGGTGTTTAAAAAGGGGAAGGATAGCAGAGGGGGAAAGGTATTTAAAGATACCAGACAAATATGAAATTAAATTATATGCATGA
- a CDS encoding YdcF family protein has protein sequence MARKRGSLTRFGKLLKVIFWICLIFFLSVMFTPLPNLLSSYLTVRPDIKKADLIVVLGGGFYPTGELTLSSIDRAVKGIELYFEGKAGKMVFSGGNPKRFPGYISEAGSMAQIAENLRVPSGNIIIEKKSSRTYENAVKVNKIMHDLGLKDAILVTSSYHMLRAKLSFEHAGVIVYPASTAPAEKYITHPLQRLLLFQAVLHEYMGLAYYKWKGWI, from the coding sequence TTGGCTAGAAAAAGAGGATCCCTGACACGGTTCGGGAAACTGCTAAAGGTTATATTTTGGATTTGCCTTATATTCTTCCTGTCTGTTATGTTTACACCTTTACCTAATCTTCTCTCTTCCTACCTTACTGTTAGACCTGACATAAAAAAGGCTGATTTGATTGTTGTTTTAGGGGGAGGATTCTACCCTACAGGAGAACTAACCCTGAGTTCTATAGACAGGGCTGTAAAGGGAATTGAACTGTATTTCGAAGGTAAGGCAGGTAAAATGGTGTTTAGTGGGGGAAACCCAAAAAGATTCCCTGGCTATATATCAGAAGCCGGTAGTATGGCGCAAATAGCAGAAAATCTTAGAGTTCCATCTGGGAATATCATAATCGAAAAAAAGTCTAGCCGTACTTATGAAAACGCTGTTAAAGTGAATAAGATTATGCATGATTTAGGGCTCAAGGATGCTATTCTTGTAACATCTTCATACCACATGTTGAGGGCAAAACTCTCTTTCGAACATGCAGGTGTTATTGTTTATCCTGCCTCCACTGCTCCCGCTGAAAAATATATTACCCATCCTCTTCAGAGACTCCTCCTATTTCAAGCAGTCCTGCATGAATACATGGGATTGGCATACTACAAGTGGAAGGGATGGATTTAA
- a CDS encoding SDR family oxidoreductase, translating into MGKLDGKVAIISGSGRGLGRGFALVMSKEGASIVVNDVDDSANQVVKEIESKGGKAAAVIGGVGTKDVAEKLVSTAVKEFGKLDILVNNAGIIRDQLLHKMEEKQWDDVITVHLRGAFLNTQAAVKYMIENNVKGRIINITSSAGIYGNVGQANYSAAKAGLIGLTLSNAKELARRGICVNAVGPAAQTAMTESMPDKVKEMMYKHLASTSTIQRMGQPEDVAPTVVFLASDDSYFVTGQVICAMGSTGVI; encoded by the coding sequence ATGGGAAAGCTGGATGGAAAAGTAGCAATAATTAGTGGATCGGGTAGGGGATTGGGTAGAGGGTTTGCTCTAGTAATGTCAAAAGAAGGTGCATCCATAGTGGTAAATGATGTGGATGACTCTGCTAATCAAGTGGTGAAGGAGATAGAATCTAAAGGTGGGAAAGCTGCAGCAGTTATAGGTGGAGTAGGGACAAAGGATGTAGCAGAGAAATTGGTCAGTACTGCTGTTAAAGAATTTGGTAAACTGGATATATTGGTTAATAATGCCGGTATAATCAGAGACCAACTTTTACATAAGATGGAAGAGAAACAATGGGACGATGTCATAACTGTTCACCTTAGAGGTGCTTTCCTCAATACTCAAGCCGCAGTGAAGTATATGATTGAGAACAATGTAAAAGGGAGGATTATCAACATTACTTCTTCAGCAGGGATCTATGGGAATGTAGGTCAGGCGAATTACAGTGCAGCCAAGGCGGGTCTTATAGGGTTGACTCTGTCCAATGCCAAAGAACTGGCACGACGTGGAATTTGTGTGAATGCGGTAGGTCCGGCAGCTCAGACTGCCATGACAGAGTCGATGCCTGATAAAGTAAAGGAAATGATGTACAAGCACCTTGCTTCTACGTCTACGATTCAGAGAATGGGACAGCCTGAGGATGTGGCTCCTACGGTTGTCTTTCTTGCTTCTGATGATTCCTACTTTGTGACCGGGCAGGTTATCTGTGCCATGGGATCAACCGGTGTGATATAA
- a CDS encoding ferredoxin family protein: MKGYIEIDQELCKGCQICIAFCPKDSISPSDKLNANGYLPVRFNSNGDCTGCATCAIVCPDVVIEVYRG; encoded by the coding sequence ATGAAGGGGTATATAGAGATTGATCAGGAGCTCTGTAAGGGGTGTCAGATCTGCATAGCTTTTTGTCCGAAAGATTCAATTTCTCCATCCGATAAACTGAATGCCAACGGCTACTTACCGGTTCGCTTTAATAGTAATGGTGATTGTACTGGCTGTGCAACCTGTGCAATCGTGTGCCCTGATGTGGTAATAGAGGTGTACCGTGGCTAA
- a CDS encoding 3-methyl-2-oxobutanoate dehydrogenase subunit VorB: protein MAKILMYGNAAIGEAAIRAGCQCYFGYPITPQNELTEYMATNLSRRKGCSFVQAESEVSAINMVYGASLAGVRAMTSSSSPGISLKQEGISYLAACELPAVIVNISRGGPGLGSISAAQSDYFQSTRGGGHGDYRTIVLAPSSVQELADLTHRAFDLADKYRIPVIILGDGMLGQMMEPVEFKYDAPSELPVRSDALRGAKGRPSRIVKTFTSKPTDLEELNWSLFRRYRLIEKEETTYEIYMVEDAELVVVAFGVAARIAKGAIRNARANGLKVGMFRPITLWPFPYEKVSELTQMTKHFLVFEMNMGQMIEDVKLAVEGKREISFYGRPGGVIPTPSEILRVITRLYYQKGLKIEK, encoded by the coding sequence GTGGCTAAGATTCTCATGTACGGAAATGCTGCAATTGGGGAAGCTGCCATCCGAGCTGGCTGCCAGTGTTATTTTGGCTATCCGATTACCCCTCAAAATGAACTTACCGAATATATGGCCACCAATTTAAGCAGAAGGAAAGGGTGTTCCTTTGTTCAGGCTGAAAGTGAGGTCTCTGCCATAAACATGGTATACGGAGCCAGTCTGGCCGGAGTACGCGCAATGACCTCTTCTTCCAGTCCGGGAATCAGTTTGAAACAGGAAGGAATTTCCTATCTCGCCGCTTGCGAGCTCCCTGCTGTTATTGTCAACATTTCCAGAGGTGGCCCCGGTTTGGGAAGCATATCCGCTGCCCAATCGGATTACTTCCAGTCTACCCGGGGCGGAGGTCATGGAGACTACCGTACCATAGTCCTGGCGCCATCATCAGTACAGGAATTAGCAGACCTCACTCACCGTGCCTTTGATCTTGCCGACAAGTACCGGATCCCCGTAATCATTCTGGGGGATGGTATGCTTGGGCAGATGATGGAGCCTGTGGAATTTAAATATGATGCCCCATCAGAATTACCGGTCAGAAGCGATGCACTTAGAGGGGCTAAAGGACGGCCAAGTAGAATTGTTAAAACCTTTACCTCAAAGCCAACAGATTTGGAAGAGCTTAATTGGAGTCTGTTCAGAAGATACCGCTTGATAGAGAAAGAAGAAACCACTTACGAGATATATATGGTCGAAGATGCTGAACTGGTAGTAGTTGCCTTTGGAGTGGCTGCCCGAATTGCAAAAGGGGCAATCAGGAATGCACGGGCAAATGGTTTGAAGGTGGGAATGTTTAGACCGATCACTCTCTGGCCATTTCCTTATGAGAAAGTCAGCGAATTAACTCAAATGACAAAACATTTTCTGGTTTTTGAGATGAACATGGGACAGATGATAGAAGATGTAAAACTGGCAGTCGAAGGGAAAAGGGAGATATCCTTTTACGGAAGGCCAGGAGGTGTAATTCCTACTCCTAGCGAAATTCTTCGAGTAATCACCCGTCTTTATTATCAGAAAGGTCTAAAAATAGAGAAGTGA
- a CDS encoding thiamine pyrophosphate-dependent enzyme codes for MKKVYRRPKSLKRAAFHYCPGCGHSIVHRLLTEVFDEMNIQDKVIGIPPPGCSVFAYHYLDVDMAESAHGRGAAVATGLKRAYPDALVFTYQGDGDLAAIGTAETIHAANRGECITSIFINNAVYGMTGGQMAPTTLSNMKTTTTPYGRDTRLEGYPVRMSEMVALVKGAAYIERTAVNSPANIKRTKKAIRKAFQTQIDDLGYSMVEILSPCPTNWKMSPLESWQWVENEMTKEFPLGLIKDTTRTKDITGKRDAD; via the coding sequence GTGAAGAAGGTATACAGACGACCTAAATCATTGAAGAGAGCCGCATTCCATTACTGCCCGGGATGTGGGCATTCCATCGTGCACCGGCTCTTGACCGAGGTGTTCGACGAGATGAATATTCAGGACAAGGTCATAGGTATTCCCCCTCCCGGATGTTCGGTTTTTGCGTACCATTATCTTGATGTTGATATGGCGGAATCGGCTCATGGGAGAGGGGCGGCTGTAGCCACGGGGCTTAAAAGGGCATATCCTGATGCATTGGTATTCACTTATCAGGGAGATGGTGATCTGGCTGCTATTGGTACGGCTGAAACTATTCATGCCGCCAACAGAGGGGAATGTATAACCTCTATTTTCATCAACAACGCTGTTTACGGAATGACTGGTGGACAGATGGCACCGACTACTCTTTCCAATATGAAGACTACTACTACTCCGTATGGACGAGATACGAGATTAGAGGGATACCCTGTCAGGATGAGTGAAATGGTGGCTCTGGTCAAAGGCGCGGCTTATATCGAGCGGACTGCTGTTAATTCACCGGCAAATATCAAGAGGACTAAAAAGGCTATCCGCAAAGCCTTTCAAACACAAATCGATGATCTTGGTTATTCTATGGTAGAAATACTTTCTCCTTGCCCTACCAATTGGAAGATGAGTCCGTTGGAATCATGGCAGTGGGTCGAAAACGAAATGACGAAGGAGTTCCCACTGGGTTTAATTAAGGATACTACTAGAACAAAGGACATTACTGGTAAAAGAGATGCTGATTAA
- a CDS encoding 2-oxoacid:acceptor oxidoreductase family protein, with protein sequence MLIKTIFAGFGGQGVLSMGLNLSQAAMSEGKHVTYLPSYGAEVRGGTANCTVAISDEEIASPVASSPDFVVAMNQPSLVRFQNQIQSGGLLFINSSITESVVSRGDIEVIQVPASDIAEELKSPKSANMVMMGAFSKKTNLVSLSTLIKVLENTFKAKKMLIDINKKALMAGYDLF encoded by the coding sequence ATGCTGATTAAAACAATCTTTGCAGGTTTCGGCGGACAGGGAGTTCTCTCCATGGGGCTCAACCTGTCTCAGGCTGCAATGTCGGAGGGGAAACATGTAACTTACTTACCCTCTTATGGTGCCGAAGTTCGCGGCGGTACCGCCAATTGTACAGTAGCCATATCCGATGAAGAGATTGCCTCTCCAGTAGCTTCCTCCCCGGATTTTGTGGTGGCTATGAACCAGCCTTCCCTGGTTCGATTTCAAAACCAGATCCAATCTGGTGGACTCCTGTTCATTAACTCTTCTATAACGGAATCCGTGGTTTCAAGGGGTGATATTGAGGTTATACAAGTTCCAGCAAGTGATATTGCTGAAGAGCTTAAAAGTCCAAAGTCGGCGAACATGGTAATGATGGGGGCATTCAGCAAAAAGACTAATCTTGTTTCACTTTCCACTTTAATTAAAGTTTTGGAAAATACTTTTAAGGCTAAAAAAATGCTGATCGATATTAACAAAAAGGCATTGATGGCAGGGTATGATTTATTTTAG
- a CDS encoding amino acid-binding protein, with the protein MSVKQVSITLDNIPGQFLRVSEYLGAEGINIRAISVADTSEVSTVRFVTDNPQKTINVLKSHGYSVRERNVIAVEIPDHPGALQAVLKPLNASNINVLYLYTFLGKGESGQSIVIVGVDKTEEAIKVLEKNWVHTFGKEIYSL; encoded by the coding sequence ATGAGTGTCAAACAGGTTTCTATTACTTTGGATAATATACCGGGCCAGTTTCTACGTGTGAGCGAGTACCTTGGTGCCGAGGGAATCAATATCAGAGCTATTTCAGTGGCTGATACCTCCGAAGTCAGTACTGTGCGGTTTGTAACCGATAATCCTCAAAAGACGATCAATGTTCTAAAGAGCCATGGATATTCCGTGAGGGAACGAAATGTAATAGCAGTGGAAATCCCTGATCACCCTGGCGCCCTTCAAGCTGTGCTCAAACCTCTGAATGCCTCCAATATTAATGTGTTGTATCTTTATACCTTTTTGGGCAAGGGAGAGAGTGGACAGTCTATTGTTATTGTGGGCGTGGACAAGACGGAAGAAGCGATAAAGGTTCTGGAGAAGAACTGGGTACACACCTTTGGGAAAGAGATCTATTCATTGTAA